A section of the Microbacterium sp. MM2322 genome encodes:
- a CDS encoding maltokinase N-terminal cap-like domain-containing protein, giving the protein MRFDEDLSAWVAQQRWYAGKSHDPRFRVLDARPAPGGATTYLLMDDAGALPTLYNVPLTEVSEPPAEEVVTTTDDGRSLTDATRHPAFTIGLLAEMGVDTSRVTGSRVLTGEQSNTSIVYDVDGSPAIILKLFRTLHHGENPDVTVQRVLSDAGSPYVPQFYGSADAEWPDVGRESGTARGTLGFAQEFLPGVRDGWAIALDAAREGRDFTDAARDLGVAVAGVHGALSDALESVDASPDQLAAVGRAWRRRLAIASAEVPAVADRLAAIDAVYAEALERPWPRMQRIHGDLHLGQVLAVPHGGWRIVDFEGEPLRPMAERAIPDLPPRDVAGMLRSFDYAGAVGAGPDAAAWAASCREAFLSAYATAPGAIELDPALLRALVLDKAVYESIYEARNRPDWLPVPLAGIDAALA; this is encoded by the coding sequence GTGCGATTCGACGAGGACCTCAGCGCCTGGGTGGCGCAGCAACGCTGGTATGCGGGCAAGAGTCACGATCCACGGTTCCGCGTGCTCGATGCGCGACCGGCACCCGGTGGCGCGACCACCTACCTGCTAATGGACGACGCCGGTGCTCTGCCGACGCTGTACAACGTGCCCCTCACCGAGGTGAGCGAGCCGCCTGCCGAGGAGGTCGTCACCACGACCGACGACGGGCGTTCCCTCACGGATGCGACCCGGCATCCCGCCTTCACCATCGGACTCCTCGCGGAGATGGGTGTCGATACGAGCCGAGTGACGGGTTCGCGGGTGCTCACCGGCGAGCAGTCGAACACGTCCATCGTCTACGACGTCGACGGGTCGCCCGCGATCATCCTCAAGCTGTTCCGCACGCTGCACCACGGCGAGAACCCCGACGTCACGGTGCAGCGCGTGCTGAGCGACGCCGGCTCGCCCTACGTGCCCCAGTTCTACGGCAGCGCGGATGCCGAGTGGCCCGATGTCGGCCGCGAATCGGGCACGGCGCGGGGCACGCTCGGCTTCGCGCAGGAGTTCCTCCCCGGCGTCCGCGACGGATGGGCGATCGCGCTCGACGCGGCGCGCGAGGGACGCGACTTCACCGACGCCGCCCGCGATCTCGGCGTCGCCGTCGCGGGCGTCCACGGCGCGCTCAGCGACGCCCTCGAATCGGTGGATGCCTCCCCCGACCAGCTCGCCGCCGTCGGCCGGGCCTGGCGTCGCCGCCTGGCGATCGCATCCGCCGAGGTTCCCGCCGTCGCCGACCGCCTCGCCGCCATCGACGCCGTGTACGCCGAGGCGCTCGAACGTCCATGGCCCCGGATGCAGCGGATCCACGGCGACCTGCACCTCGGACAGGTCCTCGCGGTGCCCCACGGCGGGTGGCGCATCGTGGACTTCGAGGGCGAGCCGCTCCGACCGATGGCGGAGCGTGCGATCCCCGACCTTCCGCCGCGCGACGTGGCCGGCATGCTGCGGTCGTTCGACTACGCGGGCGCGGTCGGCGCGGGACCGGATGCCGCGGCCTGGGCAGCATCCTGCCGCGAGGCCTTCCTGTCGGCATACGCAACAGCCCCCGGGGCGATCGAGCTCGACCCGGCACTCCTCCGCGCCCTCGTGCTCGACAAGGCCGTCTACGAATCCATCTACGAAGCGCGCAACCGCCCCGACTGGCTGCCCGTGCCGCTCGCCGGCATCGACGCCGCGCTCGCCTGA
- a CDS encoding GNAT family N-acetyltransferase, whose amino-acid sequence MTIGIHLSPLAEIPATTLYRILWLRVSVFVVEQEAAYPELDGRDIEPGALIAWAEEDGEVLGTLRLLDEGEEWRIGRVVTSAAARGRGVGADLMRRAIHDAAARDASRPFVLDAQEHLADWYGRFGFVSAGPSYIEDRIPHVPMARPAEAEV is encoded by the coding sequence GTGACCATCGGCATCCATCTGTCCCCGCTCGCTGAGATCCCGGCGACGACCCTCTACCGCATCCTGTGGCTGCGCGTGAGCGTGTTCGTCGTCGAGCAGGAGGCCGCGTACCCCGAGCTCGACGGGCGCGACATCGAGCCCGGCGCGTTGATCGCGTGGGCGGAGGAGGATGGCGAGGTCCTCGGGACGTTGCGCCTGCTCGACGAGGGCGAGGAATGGCGGATCGGTCGGGTCGTCACGAGCGCGGCAGCCCGAGGCCGGGGTGTCGGCGCGGACCTCATGCGGCGGGCGATCCACGACGCCGCCGCGCGGGACGCGTCGCGACCGTTCGTCCTCGATGCGCAGGAGCACCTCGCCGACTGGTACGGCCGCTTCGGCTTCGTCTCCGCAGGACCGTCGTACATCGAAGACCGGATCCCGCACGTCCCGATGGCGCGCCCCGCAGAAGCCGAAGTGTAA
- a CDS encoding dihydrofolate reductase family protein has protein sequence MRPLRYSINVTLDGCVDHRAGIPDAQTHEHAAQQIARADALLLGRTVYRMMEDAWRPPASDAMPEWTQPFARTIDAAKKYVVSSTLGSVDWNAELVSGDLRTEVERLKAMPGEGLYTGGVALATTLAGWGLIDEYTFVIHPRVVGHGPRLFDGLPEPLDLELVDRLAFDSGIVAETYAPRR, from the coding sequence ATGCGACCCCTCCGCTACTCGATCAACGTCACGCTCGACGGATGCGTCGACCACCGCGCCGGCATCCCCGACGCGCAGACTCACGAGCACGCCGCGCAGCAGATCGCCCGCGCCGACGCGCTCCTGCTCGGTCGCACCGTCTACCGCATGATGGAGGATGCCTGGCGACCCCCGGCATCCGATGCGATGCCGGAGTGGACGCAGCCGTTCGCCCGGACGATCGATGCGGCAAAGAAGTACGTGGTGTCGTCGACGCTCGGTTCGGTCGACTGGAACGCGGAGCTCGTCTCGGGCGATCTGCGCACCGAAGTCGAGCGGCTGAAGGCGATGCCGGGGGAGGGGCTCTACACCGGCGGGGTCGCACTCGCGACGACGCTGGCCGGGTGGGGGCTGATCGACGAATACACCTTCGTCATCCATCCGCGCGTTGTCGGACACGGTCCGAGGCTGTTCGACGGCTTGCCGGAACCGCTCGACCTGGAGCTCGTCGACCGCCTCGCCTTCGACTCGGGCATCGTCGCCGAGACCTACGCGCCGAGGCGGTGA
- a CDS encoding TraR/DksA C4-type zinc finger protein, translating into MTTDSPVVIDTGPFRALLEESLTERLAIIEELTPRALPSIDPMAYQTLAANRRAVEEITRALNRIDAGTYGHCSQCSGWIAPARLEAVPHAATCIECSRAAA; encoded by the coding sequence ATGACCACCGATTCACCCGTCGTTATCGATACAGGACCCTTCCGCGCCCTCTTGGAGGAGAGCCTGACCGAGCGACTCGCCATCATCGAAGAGCTGACGCCGCGAGCGCTGCCGTCGATCGACCCGATGGCCTACCAGACGCTCGCCGCCAACCGCCGCGCAGTGGAGGAGATCACCCGCGCGCTCAACCGCATCGACGCAGGAACCTACGGACACTGCTCGCAGTGCAGTGGCTGGATCGCCCCGGCACGCCTCGAGGCCGTACCCCACGCGGCGACGTGCATCGAGTGCTCCCGCGCAGCGGCGTGA
- a CDS encoding galactosyltransferase-related protein, whose amino-acid sequence MSSSAMEPDLGRGHNTTAHTDAGAAVGSGVRRAAASAPTAEVGGDVGLAAEGTHPVDALRDAREQVVAPAPFLPGRRPQRTDAEKRRRVVVDDREESESVTGDALDDVAEPPVDAGRAHDLDAERVAASEEYALFWSLSFALTPETWRRIGGFDEAYEGYGGEDTDFAFRMRAQGVPLVWTGGAHAYHQYHQTSSPPWQHLDDILRNGALFHERWGEWPMTGWLDAFERGGGVIRYADGWRRAPAEGGV is encoded by the coding sequence GTGTCTTCCTCGGCTATGGAACCAGACCTGGGGCGCGGGCACAACACCACAGCTCATACGGATGCCGGAGCCGCAGTCGGCTCGGGCGTCCGACGAGCCGCCGCCTCAGCCCCAACCGCCGAGGTAGGCGGCGACGTCGGGCTCGCCGCCGAGGGCACTCACCCCGTCGACGCGCTCCGCGACGCGCGGGAACAGGTCGTCGCGCCCGCACCGTTCCTCCCGGGACGCCGCCCGCAGAGAACGGATGCGGAGAAGAGGCGTCGCGTCGTCGTCGATGATCGAGAAGAGTCCGAGTCCGTCACGGGCGACGCGCTCGACGATGTCGCGGAGCCCCCCGTCGACGCGGGTCGGGCGCACGACCTCGATGCGGAACGGGTAGCGGCATCCGAGGAGTATGCGTTGTTCTGGTCGCTGTCGTTCGCGCTGACGCCCGAGACGTGGCGGCGGATCGGCGGTTTCGACGAGGCGTACGAGGGGTACGGCGGCGAGGACACGGACTTCGCCTTCCGCATGCGCGCCCAGGGAGTCCCCCTGGTGTGGACCGGCGGCGCCCATGCGTACCACCAGTACCACCAGACCTCGTCGCCGCCGTGGCAGCACCTCGACGACATCCTCCGCAACGGCGCTCTCTTCCATGAGCGCTGGGGTGAGTGGCCGATGACCGGGTGGTTGGATGCCTTCGAGCGCGGCGGCGGCGTGATCCGGTATGCCGACGGGTGGCGCCGTGCTCCGGCGGAGGGTGGCGTCTAG
- a CDS encoding Gfo/Idh/MocA family oxidoreductase: MKRRLNVAVIGAGYWGPNLARSLRASREWNLSAICDLDIDRARRVADAVGGAPVTADLDSVLADPLIDAIAIATPARTHHSITMAAIDAGKHVLVEKPLADTQEHGSEMVRRASERGLVLMADHTHCYTPAVLKVRELIAAGELGDILFIDSVRINFGLVQPDVDVFWDLAPHDLSIMDFILPGGLQAASVSAHGSDPLNTGKSCIGHLTMPLHGGAMAHVTVNWLSPTRTRRMVIGGTRQTLVWDDLNPQQRLSLYDRGVDVSSISRATAQDRRATNISSRLGDTRAPALEDRQALAGVVAEFAGAISENRASRTSGTSGLRVLSILDAAAGSLAAFGAPYPLSQSRPAAGVAA, translated from the coding sequence GTGAAGAGACGACTGAACGTCGCAGTGATCGGCGCGGGGTATTGGGGCCCCAATCTCGCGCGCAGCCTGCGCGCGAGCCGCGAATGGAATCTGTCCGCCATCTGCGACCTCGACATCGATCGTGCGAGGCGCGTCGCCGACGCGGTGGGCGGGGCTCCGGTGACGGCGGACCTCGATTCCGTGCTGGCCGATCCGCTCATCGATGCGATAGCGATCGCGACCCCCGCACGGACGCACCACTCGATCACGATGGCCGCGATCGACGCTGGAAAGCATGTCCTCGTCGAGAAGCCGCTCGCTGACACTCAGGAGCACGGCAGCGAGATGGTGCGACGAGCATCCGAACGCGGCCTCGTTCTCATGGCTGACCACACCCACTGCTACACGCCGGCCGTGCTCAAGGTGCGCGAACTGATCGCGGCGGGCGAACTCGGCGACATCCTCTTCATCGACAGTGTCCGCATCAATTTCGGTCTCGTCCAGCCCGATGTCGACGTCTTCTGGGACCTCGCTCCCCACGACCTGTCGATCATGGACTTCATCCTGCCCGGTGGGCTTCAGGCGGCATCCGTCTCAGCGCACGGGTCGGACCCGTTGAACACGGGTAAGTCCTGCATCGGCCACCTGACCATGCCGCTTCACGGCGGTGCGATGGCTCATGTCACCGTCAACTGGCTGAGCCCCACCCGGACTCGCCGCATGGTCATCGGCGGCACGCGTCAGACGCTGGTGTGGGACGATCTCAACCCGCAGCAGCGGCTCAGTCTCTACGACCGCGGCGTGGACGTCTCGTCCATCTCACGGGCGACTGCGCAGGACCGGCGCGCGACCAACATCTCCTCCCGCCTCGGCGACACTCGAGCTCCCGCGCTCGAGGACCGGCAAGCGCTCGCCGGAGTCGTGGCCGAGTTCGCTGGTGCCATCAGCGAGAACCGGGCTTCCCGCACGAGTGGCACCTCCGGACTGCGGGTGTTGTCGATCCTGGATGCCGCTGCGGGCAGCCTGGCCGCATTCGGCGCCCCGTATCCGCTTTCGCAGTCGCGTCCCGCGGCGGGCGTCGCGGCGTGA
- a CDS encoding WecB/TagA/CpsF family glycosyltransferase, translated as MATRAMAPTATISAPSSAGPPTIRIAGTKVHLTDARGACDAIADTVHDHSRAPLAVTSVNLDHVHHAASHVVGAGHGIRHLNLIDGAPIASQVRRLTGADWPRLSGNDLIGDILRRANSERWRVAVVGGSPATRESLHRRVVAQWPGVSLIGHWTPNRAEVASSAASAAIAEKISHTDADLVIVCMGKPLQEDWIDAYGEATGARVLLAFDAVVDFLAGRVSRAPRWVARTRFVKMWRLMLEPRRLAKRYLVEGPPAYLAVRRSSGHQEA; from the coding sequence ATGGCCACGCGTGCAATGGCGCCGACTGCGACCATTTCCGCGCCGTCGTCGGCCGGCCCTCCCACGATCCGCATCGCGGGAACAAAGGTCCATCTCACCGACGCGCGGGGCGCGTGCGACGCGATCGCGGACACCGTCCACGACCACAGCCGCGCGCCACTGGCCGTCACCTCGGTGAACCTCGATCACGTGCATCATGCGGCGAGCCATGTCGTCGGCGCGGGCCACGGCATCCGGCATCTCAATCTGATCGACGGCGCGCCGATCGCCTCGCAGGTCCGACGGTTGACAGGGGCCGATTGGCCGCGCCTGTCGGGCAACGATCTGATCGGCGACATCCTGCGACGCGCGAACAGCGAACGCTGGCGCGTCGCGGTCGTGGGCGGCTCACCGGCGACGCGAGAGTCCCTCCACCGCAGAGTCGTCGCGCAGTGGCCGGGTGTCTCGCTGATCGGTCACTGGACGCCGAACCGTGCCGAGGTCGCGTCGTCTGCCGCGTCTGCCGCGATTGCGGAGAAGATCAGTCACACGGATGCGGACCTCGTGATCGTCTGCATGGGGAAACCCCTGCAAGAGGACTGGATCGACGCCTACGGCGAAGCGACGGGCGCGCGCGTCCTGCTCGCGTTCGACGCGGTGGTCGACTTCCTGGCAGGTCGAGTCTCGCGCGCACCACGATGGGTGGCGCGCACGCGATTCGTGAAGATGTGGCGGCTCATGCTGGAGCCCCGGAGATTGGCGAAGCGGTACCTCGTCGAGGGACCCCCGGCCTATCTGGCCGTCCGCCGATCTTCGGGTCATCAAGAAGCATGA
- a CDS encoding LPXTG cell wall anchor domain-containing protein — MWGIIWRATIVVAVIAGAGSTSAFAADGSYVPKPPTGSGIDGSTAQSLCIGQAPTIDYSIVRVGGGSAAEARRADARAELVFSGDGKQLVVPLATASDGTGEGSVLWPGVTVDSAGTVTALPGWVRSGDEWQPRDDAAAWTTDDITAQLRVGDERLDVPLAYPGYSDECATPAGVASSQTPGGLAMTGGQMPVVAAVGGTAAVVAGVLLVARRRRRVES; from the coding sequence ATGTGGGGGATTATTTGGCGTGCCACGATCGTGGTCGCAGTCATCGCGGGGGCGGGATCTACGTCGGCGTTCGCCGCCGACGGATCGTACGTACCGAAGCCGCCGACCGGCTCGGGAATCGACGGGTCGACGGCGCAGTCGCTGTGCATCGGCCAGGCTCCGACCATCGATTATTCGATCGTCCGGGTGGGCGGGGGGTCTGCGGCCGAAGCGCGCCGGGCAGACGCTCGGGCGGAACTCGTCTTCTCGGGCGACGGGAAGCAACTGGTCGTTCCGCTCGCGACCGCGAGCGACGGTACCGGTGAGGGGTCCGTCCTCTGGCCGGGCGTGACCGTCGACAGTGCGGGAACCGTCACCGCCCTTCCGGGGTGGGTTCGCTCTGGCGACGAGTGGCAGCCTCGTGACGACGCCGCCGCATGGACGACGGATGACATCACCGCGCAGCTCCGCGTCGGAGACGAGCGTCTCGATGTGCCGCTCGCCTATCCGGGCTACTCCGATGAGTGCGCCACGCCCGCGGGCGTCGCGTCCAGTCAGACGCCCGGCGGGCTGGCGATGACGGGCGGGCAGATGCCGGTGGTCGCCGCCGTGGGTGGCACTGCGGCCGTCGTCGCAGGTGTGCTCCTGGTCGCGCGCCGCCGTCGGCGTGTCGAGTCGTGA
- a CDS encoding DUF4012 domain-containing protein, with translation MRARGRLILFAGAVLLVGSAAAVVHVGRTAIDLQHAIEAAGVHAEAAVKDVAAGDITGAEKAASLLSAEIGPAIPTDDPVWGAAEAVPGIGANLSAARRAAVAMERVGENVAPPLLATARKLADADAPAAIGVLREAAPDLERVAATRDDIADDLAGIDRSALIPQLSDGVAKIVDAIDRLKPLTEGADQLAGVLPAFLGADGDRRILVMLQNPAELRTGGGITGTFLELDARDGRVSLVAQRDSSQFTSAAEPLVPVPEGETRALGDGIGRYVQNTSMTADFTVTAQLASAWWTRSGMSAPDAVVSVDPIVLAAVLGVIGPVETSAGALDQKNVVDRLLVEPYRTLDQDAQGRWFADAAAAVFTAVTERARPVAMIPALAGAVDEGRISVWSRDPDEQSVLARTPFAGPLARQDAAGPDAFAAYFNDATGGKLTPYLSVGLGIRSGVCRADELREVEVEVDLGSALTRAEGRTLPISVTGGGAYGIPAGHIAPVVTVVAPPGWFVGGVEIDGQPVAAANARVGDRPSVTHRVDLPPGESHSVAFRFVAGPNVESGNRSPSLLHTPLLESVDVRSGAIACRAS, from the coding sequence GTGAGGGCGCGCGGACGACTGATCCTGTTCGCCGGAGCTGTGCTCCTGGTCGGTAGTGCGGCGGCTGTGGTCCACGTGGGGCGGACGGCGATCGATCTGCAGCATGCGATCGAAGCGGCCGGCGTCCACGCCGAGGCTGCGGTGAAGGATGTCGCTGCGGGGGACATCACCGGTGCGGAGAAGGCCGCGTCGCTGCTCTCTGCCGAGATCGGACCGGCGATCCCGACGGATGATCCGGTGTGGGGGGCGGCGGAGGCGGTTCCCGGCATCGGTGCGAATCTGTCCGCAGCGCGTCGGGCGGCGGTGGCGATGGAACGCGTGGGCGAGAACGTTGCGCCGCCTCTGCTCGCCACCGCCCGGAAACTCGCCGACGCTGACGCTCCCGCGGCGATCGGCGTTCTTCGCGAGGCGGCACCCGACCTGGAGCGCGTGGCGGCCACGCGCGACGACATCGCCGACGATCTTGCGGGGATCGACCGCTCCGCCCTCATCCCGCAACTGTCGGACGGTGTCGCCAAGATCGTCGACGCGATCGACCGACTGAAGCCCCTCACCGAGGGTGCGGACCAGTTGGCCGGCGTCCTGCCCGCGTTCCTGGGGGCAGACGGCGACCGCCGCATCCTGGTCATGCTCCAGAACCCCGCCGAACTCCGAACCGGGGGCGGCATCACGGGAACCTTCCTCGAGCTCGACGCCCGCGACGGTCGTGTCTCGCTCGTGGCTCAACGCGATTCGTCTCAGTTCACGTCCGCCGCCGAGCCGCTCGTTCCGGTGCCGGAGGGGGAGACCCGCGCCCTCGGCGACGGCATCGGGCGGTACGTGCAGAACACGTCGATGACCGCCGACTTCACCGTGACCGCGCAGCTCGCCTCAGCATGGTGGACCCGGAGCGGGATGTCGGCGCCTGACGCCGTCGTCTCAGTGGACCCCATCGTCCTCGCGGCAGTCCTCGGTGTGATCGGACCCGTCGAGACGTCGGCGGGGGCGCTCGACCAGAAGAACGTCGTCGACCGTCTGCTGGTCGAGCCCTATCGCACGCTCGATCAGGATGCGCAGGGGCGCTGGTTCGCGGATGCCGCCGCCGCGGTCTTCACCGCGGTCACCGAGCGGGCGCGGCCCGTCGCGATGATCCCCGCCCTCGCGGGCGCCGTCGACGAGGGACGCATCTCCGTGTGGAGCCGTGATCCCGACGAGCAGTCGGTGTTGGCGCGGACCCCGTTCGCAGGTCCTCTCGCTCGCCAGGACGCAGCCGGCCCGGACGCCTTCGCGGCGTACTTCAATGACGCGACCGGCGGGAAGCTGACCCCGTACCTCTCGGTCGGACTGGGGATCCGGTCGGGCGTGTGCCGGGCTGACGAGCTCCGCGAGGTAGAGGTCGAGGTCGATCTCGGCAGCGCTCTCACGCGAGCCGAGGGTCGGACCTTGCCGATCAGTGTCACCGGCGGGGGCGCCTACGGCATTCCCGCCGGCCACATCGCTCCCGTGGTGACGGTGGTCGCGCCTCCGGGGTGGTTCGTGGGGGGCGTCGAGATCGACGGGCAGCCGGTGGCGGCGGCGAATGCTCGAGTCGGCGACCGCCCCTCGGTCACTCACCGTGTGGACCTGCCGCCAGGCGAATCGCACTCGGTGGCCTTCCGCTTCGTCGCCGGCCCGAACGTCGAGTCGGGGAACCGATCGCCGTCTCTTCTCCACACTCCGCTGCTCGAATCCGTCGACGTGCGGTCGGGCGCGATCGCCTGCCGAGCCTCGTAA
- a CDS encoding LuxR C-terminal-related transcriptional regulator, giving the protein MTRAAHLIGTSPSLLLWPQLAFTHVEEAIQDENVPLRLVLVGPAGSEKSPLLAEIARRAPAIQQQTTFVDDGHLLSDAEIRALDAHLDDPTAGLVLACRPGPWNPLLAGLIRRIEQSRPPLALGQVDADDIARALQRAGRSIDPGCVAGIVEITASVTWLVKEVIAAHGEGFCRDPSHERAIRAVGEVIALRLDTLDPNTSAAIRRASLAGDDLPASVAAGADDLATGHAEGLMLRGGHTIPIVAHTVRRTTPVLEMIDLLDSTPRVPLDAEVVSALGRHHDPRLARALQTHADEAVSYDNERAMELYDAALAAGGDPTTIAIRKARLAWARGDIDEAASLVDAVAADAQGDERDEAVRILGSAWSARGFLRASSAAYRAHHGEDIVLRAHAAIAAFGTGDATSLRDLLRSPDIDTGGLPTTVRVAHTTMLRGLASSLASPVRGAFDDLIRASEMYGDSGEAGPIPELPAVIAAITALNLGEIDTAANVVSDALMEEHSGPWARSRLLLWSAWIAVHRQNPEEAAARLADVDASPLPLSGREVLIRDAVMLAHVRRYGTHEELQAVWERVRDDLRHVEPDLYLLHPLRDFIETSALFDDAERVDPAIDALRGILHGLGDPPLWRVPLLWSKYQRALTSGDAHALPHASRALTGAARDSRVAAVMAAATAEWSRARVDDSDIDRVERAAARLGSLGYSWEGARLAVALSERARDRRASSRLAAFARQLHPNVTPATVADGTSPLGEGGVLSAREREVAGLVLSGMTYAEIGEAIFISPRTAEHHIARIRRRLGATSRTDLIAKLQAIVGPDETGTLGH; this is encoded by the coding sequence ATGACGCGTGCAGCGCATCTCATCGGCACGTCTCCCAGCCTCCTTCTCTGGCCGCAGCTCGCGTTCACTCACGTCGAGGAGGCGATTCAGGACGAGAACGTCCCGCTGCGACTCGTCCTCGTCGGCCCCGCGGGATCCGAGAAGTCGCCCTTGCTTGCAGAGATCGCCCGTCGTGCACCCGCCATCCAGCAGCAGACCACTTTCGTGGACGACGGCCATCTCCTCTCGGACGCGGAGATCCGGGCCCTCGACGCGCACTTGGACGACCCGACGGCCGGGCTGGTCCTCGCCTGCAGGCCGGGCCCATGGAACCCCCTCCTCGCCGGCCTCATCCGGCGCATCGAGCAGTCACGCCCGCCGCTTGCTCTCGGGCAAGTCGACGCCGACGACATCGCGCGCGCACTGCAACGAGCTGGACGCTCGATCGACCCCGGGTGCGTCGCGGGGATCGTGGAGATCACCGCATCGGTGACGTGGCTGGTGAAAGAGGTCATCGCCGCTCACGGCGAGGGATTCTGTCGCGACCCCTCGCACGAGCGGGCGATCCGAGCCGTGGGCGAGGTGATCGCCCTCCGTCTCGACACACTCGACCCGAACACATCGGCGGCCATCCGCCGGGCTAGCCTCGCCGGAGACGACCTCCCCGCATCCGTGGCTGCCGGGGCCGATGACCTGGCGACCGGACACGCCGAGGGACTGATGCTGCGCGGCGGACACACGATCCCCATCGTCGCGCACACCGTTCGACGCACGACGCCGGTCCTCGAGATGATCGACCTGCTCGACAGCACGCCGCGGGTCCCCCTCGACGCAGAGGTCGTCTCCGCTCTCGGACGCCATCACGACCCCCGCCTCGCCCGCGCACTGCAGACGCACGCAGATGAGGCCGTCTCCTACGACAACGAACGTGCGATGGAGCTGTACGACGCGGCGCTCGCGGCCGGTGGCGACCCGACGACGATCGCGATCCGCAAAGCCCGGCTGGCCTGGGCCCGCGGCGACATCGACGAAGCCGCATCCCTCGTCGACGCCGTCGCCGCAGACGCCCAGGGCGACGAGCGCGACGAGGCGGTTCGCATCCTCGGGTCAGCCTGGAGCGCGCGCGGATTCCTGCGGGCGAGCTCTGCGGCTTACCGCGCACATCACGGCGAAGACATCGTGCTGCGCGCCCACGCCGCCATCGCGGCGTTCGGAACGGGCGACGCCACCTCCCTTCGCGATCTTCTCCGCTCGCCCGACATCGACACGGGCGGCCTCCCCACGACGGTCCGCGTGGCCCACACCACCATGCTGCGCGGTCTTGCGTCTTCTCTCGCGTCACCCGTGCGCGGCGCGTTCGACGACCTCATCCGCGCGAGCGAGATGTACGGGGACTCCGGCGAGGCCGGTCCTATTCCTGAGCTCCCCGCGGTGATCGCCGCCATCACCGCACTCAACCTGGGCGAGATCGACACGGCGGCCAACGTCGTGAGCGACGCCCTGATGGAGGAGCACAGCGGACCGTGGGCGCGGTCCCGTCTCCTGCTGTGGTCCGCGTGGATCGCGGTGCACCGGCAGAACCCCGAGGAGGCGGCAGCGCGACTGGCGGACGTAGACGCATCCCCCCTGCCACTGAGTGGACGCGAGGTGTTGATCCGCGACGCGGTGATGCTCGCCCACGTCCGACGTTACGGAACGCACGAAGAACTGCAGGCCGTGTGGGAGCGAGTGCGCGACGACCTACGCCACGTAGAACCGGATCTCTACCTCCTGCATCCCCTGCGCGATTTCATCGAGACGTCCGCCCTGTTCGACGATGCCGAGCGGGTGGATCCCGCCATCGACGCGTTGCGGGGCATCCTGCACGGTCTGGGCGACCCTCCCCTCTGGAGGGTTCCGTTGCTGTGGTCGAAGTATCAGCGCGCGCTCACCTCCGGCGATGCCCACGCGCTGCCGCACGCGAGCCGTGCCTTGACCGGCGCGGCCCGTGATTCACGAGTCGCGGCGGTGATGGCCGCCGCGACGGCGGAGTGGTCGCGCGCACGAGTGGACGACAGCGATATCGACCGCGTGGAGCGGGCGGCCGCTCGCCTCGGATCGTTGGGGTACTCGTGGGAGGGTGCTCGCCTGGCCGTCGCTCTCTCGGAACGCGCTCGAGATCGTCGCGCCAGCTCGAGACTCGCCGCGTTCGCGCGACAGCTCCACCCGAACGTCACGCCTGCGACAGTCGCGGACGGCACATCCCCTCTGGGCGAGGGCGGCGTGTTGAGTGCGCGCGAGAGGGAGGTGGCCGGCCTCGTGCTGAGCGGGATGACCTACGCCGAGATCGGCGAGGCCATCTTCATCTCGCCGCGAACCGCAGAACATCACATCGCACGCATCCGCCGTCGGCTCGGGGCAACATCACGCACCGATCTGATCGCGAAGCTGCAGGCGATCGTGGGACCGGACGAGACGGGAACGCTCGGGCACTGA
- a CDS encoding DUF1540 domain-containing protein, protein MSMTLDDLPRVSECSALGCSYNDHSHCHAAAVTIGGTPGDAECATFIPLGSKGGLDKVVSHVGACQRSECVFNSSLECTASAVRVGPGAESADCLTYQAA, encoded by the coding sequence ATGAGCATGACTCTCGACGATCTGCCCCGCGTGTCCGAGTGCAGCGCCCTCGGCTGCTCTTACAACGACCACTCGCACTGCCACGCGGCCGCGGTCACCATCGGCGGCACGCCCGGTGATGCGGAGTGCGCAACGTTCATTCCCCTCGGCTCGAAGGGCGGCCTTGACAAGGTCGTCAGCCACGTCGGCGCCTGTCAGCGCTCGGAGTGCGTCTTCAACTCGTCGCTGGAGTGCACGGCGTCCGCTGTCCGCGTCGGCCCCGGCGCGGAGTCGGCCGACTGCCTGACCTACCAGGCCGCCTGA